From Rhodopseudomonas palustris, a single genomic window includes:
- a CDS encoding polysaccharide deacetylase family protein, whose amino-acid sequence MRKFAVLAAGCSTLAVLVGLGAGRAWFTLPSATTDTARAPAVTEEITTGAIAARWPTPGGAPPSATPAPSIQPARATVDPAINAKPAALPAPAAAPVRQTCSNPNALGISRTVEIDTSGGPGLGMSQYRDYDFLQPGEVALTFDDGPWPVNTPAVLAALAAHCVKAVFFPVGKHASWHPAILKQVIAAGHTVGSHTWSHVNLASKPFAEARSEIEKGISGVAQAAGQPTAPFFRFPQLRQTPELKTYLGERSVATFSIDVDSEDFRIHKPDQLVAGVMAKLKKAGKGILLMHDFQKSTAQAMPELLAQLKAGGYRIVFITAKDKVTTLPEYDAQVAPAQPTASAAKPIANVIRTVD is encoded by the coding sequence ATGCGTAAATTTGCGGTGCTGGCGGCCGGCTGTAGCACGCTGGCGGTTCTGGTCGGGCTCGGTGCCGGCCGCGCCTGGTTCACCCTACCCTCAGCTACCACCGACACTGCCCGCGCTCCTGCTGTTACTGAAGAGATCACGACCGGTGCGATCGCGGCACGCTGGCCGACTCCGGGCGGCGCGCCCCCGAGTGCCACCCCGGCGCCGAGCATTCAGCCGGCGCGCGCCACGGTCGATCCCGCGATCAACGCCAAGCCCGCAGCGCTGCCGGCCCCCGCTGCCGCACCGGTGCGTCAGACCTGCAGCAATCCGAATGCGCTCGGCATCTCCCGCACGGTCGAGATCGATACCTCGGGCGGTCCGGGGCTCGGCATGTCGCAATATCGCGATTACGACTTCCTGCAGCCCGGCGAAGTGGCGCTGACCTTCGACGACGGTCCGTGGCCGGTCAACACCCCGGCGGTGCTGGCAGCACTCGCGGCGCATTGCGTCAAGGCGGTGTTCTTCCCGGTCGGCAAGCACGCAAGCTGGCATCCGGCGATCCTCAAGCAAGTAATCGCCGCAGGCCACACCGTGGGGTCGCACACCTGGTCGCACGTCAATCTCGCCAGCAAGCCGTTCGCCGAGGCCAGAAGCGAAATCGAGAAGGGCATCAGCGGGGTGGCACAGGCGGCCGGCCAGCCGACCGCGCCGTTCTTCCGATTCCCGCAACTGCGGCAGACGCCGGAGCTGAAGACGTATCTCGGCGAGCGAAGCGTCGCGACCTTCTCGATCGACGTGGATTCCGAGGACTTCCGGATTCACAAGCCGGATCAGCTCGTCGCCGGCGTGATGGCGAAGTTGAAGAAGGCCGGCAAGGGTATCCTGCTGATGCACGACTTCCAGAAGTCGACCGCGCAGGCGATGCCCGAACTGCTCGCCCAGCTCAAGGCCGGCGGCTACCGGATCGTGTTCATCACCGCCAAGGACAAAGTCACGACCCTGCCGGAATACGACGCCCAGGTCGCGCCGGCGCAGCCGACCGCGAGCGCCGCCAAGCCGATCGCCAACGTGATCCGCACCGTCGATTAG
- a CDS encoding DUF2336 domain-containing protein: protein MTTFTPFPGYDGLMSLSRREGVDIRPTLLRVLTDLYVQSPSHTDEEERQFVELTSRLIDEVDDATRAVVRARLSIYPHTPRAIALRLSLSPARDQRVPLAAPIPPAETGSSARPSPRVPTEAEQRAASLSMQPEDAAQLSEMFFSATGPERAQILHNLAETPLRPAARIHPPRAMRAAEVLHMAAYVSDVENFSAELGDALLLTAATAERVVCDEGGEALACALKALGIKSQVFEQVLMFLDPAKGSSVEWVYRLSRLYDRLSERAALIMLAAWRGATVASTRAKYRAALYDDERQRARSATPQARPAVQPGATAAPRIGTTRG from the coding sequence ATGACCACGTTCACTCCCTTTCCTGGATACGATGGGCTGATGTCGTTGTCGCGCCGCGAAGGCGTCGACATACGCCCGACGCTACTCAGGGTGCTGACCGATCTGTATGTGCAAAGTCCGTCGCACACTGACGAGGAAGAGCGGCAGTTCGTCGAACTGACCTCGCGGTTGATCGACGAGGTCGACGATGCGACCCGTGCGGTGGTGCGCGCCCGGCTGTCGATCTATCCTCACACCCCGCGCGCGATCGCGCTGCGGCTGTCGCTGTCGCCCGCGCGCGATCAGCGCGTACCGCTGGCAGCCCCCATCCCGCCAGCCGAGACCGGCTCCTCGGCCCGGCCGTCGCCGCGCGTGCCGACCGAGGCCGAACAGCGCGCCGCCAGCCTGTCGATGCAGCCGGAAGACGCCGCGCAATTGTCCGAGATGTTCTTTTCCGCGACCGGCCCCGAACGCGCGCAGATCCTGCACAATCTCGCCGAGACGCCGCTGCGCCCGGCGGCACGAATTCATCCGCCGCGAGCGATGCGCGCCGCCGAAGTGCTGCACATGGCAGCCTATGTGTCCGACGTCGAGAACTTCAGCGCCGAGCTCGGCGACGCGCTGCTGCTCACCGCCGCGACCGCCGAGCGCGTCGTTTGCGATGAGGGGGGCGAAGCGCTCGCCTGCGCTCTGAAGGCGCTCGGCATCAAGAGCCAAGTGTTCGAGCAGGTGCTGATGTTTCTCGACCCTGCCAAGGGCTCGTCGGTCGAGTGGGTGTACCGGCTGTCGCGGCTGTACGATCGCCTGAGCGAACGCGCCGCGCTGATCATGCTGGCGGCATGGCGCGGCGCCACCGTCGCCTCCACCCGCGCCAAATATCGCGCAGCGCTCTACGACGACGAACGGCAACGCGCCCGCAGCGCCACGCCGCAGGCGCGCCCAGCCGTACAACCCGGCGCGACCGCAGCGCCGCGGATCGGCACGACACGCGGTTAG